The Acidimicrobiales bacterium genome includes a window with the following:
- a CDS encoding DUF1003 domain-containing protein: MAHEDTLAMPRGISGGIHYDPEAFGRFSETLARFFGTARFLAIQSIIVVMWITFNAVAASLSFDPYPFILLNLAFSTQAAYAAPLILLAQNRQAERDRAEVERDRDAESRQLADTDFLAREIAAMRIALEAKASREDIAELVAELAETIEGAAEGSTRGGGVSRT; this comes from the coding sequence ATGGCCCATGAAGACACCCTGGCGATGCCCCGCGGGATCAGCGGCGGGATCCACTACGACCCCGAGGCCTTCGGACGGTTCTCGGAGACGCTGGCCCGGTTCTTCGGGACAGCTCGTTTCCTCGCTATCCAGAGCATCATCGTCGTCATGTGGATCACCTTCAACGCCGTGGCCGCCAGCCTCAGCTTCGATCCATATCCCTTCATCCTGCTCAACCTGGCCTTCTCGACGCAGGCGGCCTACGCCGCCCCGCTGATCCTGCTGGCCCAGAACCGCCAGGCCGAGCGCGACCGGGCGGAGGTGGAGCGCGACCGCGACGCGGAGTCTCGCCAGCTGGCCGACACGGACTTCCTGGCCCGCGAGATCGCCGCCATGCGGATCGCCCTCGAGGCCAAGGCGTCCCGTGAGGACATCGCCGAGCTCGTCGCCGAGCTGGCGGAGACGATCGAGGGCGCAGCGGAGGGTTCGACGCGAGGTGGCGGCGTCAGCCGGACCTGA
- a CDS encoding CBS domain-containing protein — protein sequence MAERLVYVSRLVRLSLLGADGAAVGQLADVVLSAWGGRDAPDVRGFVVALQRRRVFVAAGRIAELSHEGARLRGAINLRQFELRPGELLVMGQLLGRSLRGQRVIDLAIRPDPMVSFAWEVATVALGSRGRLGRRRPPEIIDWPEATELFTVRSPVGREAAAIGALHPVEMAAAIRALPLARRRVLAGALDDDRLADLLEELSEDEQLRIVEGLDGDRLAHVLDEMEADDAADLLGELPAERQGALLAAMTPDEAAPVRRLLDYDPNTAGGLMNPEPVILRPTVTVAEALARMRDPELPATLAAQVFVTHPPTDTPTGRYLGVAGYQRLLREPPPRPLGRCLDDRPAPVAADISAAEVAARVAAYDALAVAVTDSAGRLVGAVTVDDVLDRVLPPNWRDPRRTTANGP from the coding sequence GTGGCGGAGCGTCTCGTCTATGTCTCGCGGCTGGTCCGATTGTCGCTGCTCGGCGCCGACGGGGCCGCCGTTGGCCAGCTGGCGGACGTCGTGCTCAGCGCATGGGGCGGCCGTGACGCGCCGGACGTCCGCGGGTTTGTCGTCGCGCTCCAGCGCCGGCGGGTCTTCGTCGCCGCCGGTCGCATCGCCGAGCTGAGCCACGAGGGCGCCCGCCTGCGGGGGGCGATCAACCTCCGCCAGTTCGAGCTGCGGCCGGGCGAGCTCCTGGTCATGGGCCAGCTGCTCGGCCGCTCGTTGCGCGGACAGAGGGTCATCGACCTGGCCATCCGCCCCGACCCGATGGTGTCGTTCGCCTGGGAAGTGGCGACCGTGGCCCTCGGCTCTCGTGGTCGCCTCGGGCGCCGGCGGCCTCCCGAGATCATCGATTGGCCCGAGGCCACCGAGCTGTTCACCGTTCGCAGCCCCGTCGGGCGCGAGGCCGCCGCCATCGGAGCGCTCCACCCCGTGGAGATGGCGGCGGCGATCCGGGCGCTCCCGCTGGCCCGCCGGCGGGTGCTGGCGGGGGCCCTCGATGACGACCGGCTGGCCGATCTGCTCGAAGAGCTCTCGGAGGACGAGCAGCTGCGCATCGTGGAAGGGCTCGACGGCGACCGGCTGGCCCACGTGCTCGACGAGATGGAGGCTGACGACGCCGCCGACCTCTTGGGCGAGCTCCCGGCCGAGCGCCAGGGCGCCCTGCTGGCGGCGATGACGCCCGACGAGGCGGCCCCCGTGCGCCGGCTGCTCGACTACGACCCCAACACCGCCGGCGGGTTGATGAACCCGGAGCCGGTCATCCTGCGGCCGACGGTGACCGTGGCCGAGGCGCTGGCCCGCATGCGCGACCCGGAGCTCCCCGCCACCTTGGCCGCCCAGGTGTTCGTCACCCACCCGCCGACCGACACCCCGACCGGCCGGTACCTGGGCGTGGCGGGCTATCAACGCCTGCTCCGGGAGCCTCCTCCGAGGCCCTTGGGTCGATGCCTCGACGACAGGCCGGCACCGGTCGCCGCCGACATCAGCGCGGCCGAGGTCGCCGCCCGGGTCGCCGCCTACGACGCGCTCGCCGTGGCCGTCACCGATTCCGCCGGGCGCCTCGTCGGCGCCGTCACCGTCGACGACGTGCTCGACCGAGTGCTGCCCCCAAACTGGCGAGACCCGAGGAGGACGACAGCGAATGGCCCATGA
- a CDS encoding ATP-binding protein produces MTARRVWLVVAAGALVTTLAALATGMPWGDAMTLSGISIGAAGAVGVIGWGALRGAPPRSVGFQAAVVALGVVAAVGAGVLVAASQMFINDHDLAVLLVVLPPAGTVGILAALILGHDQARLAEARARAQAVEASRRELVAWVSHDLRTPLSGIRAMVEALEDGVVDDAETVARYHRTMRLETERLAKLVDELFELSRIGAHTLRLSPAPASLTDLVSDALAGARPAAEAKAIRLSGRAVGSGPSVELSTPEFGRALRNLLDNAIRHTPAGGQVTIAAGYEDGSATVTVLDSCGGIPAQDLERVFEVAYRGDAARGRDGGGGAGLGLAIARGLVEAQRGEIVVHNEGAGCAFTVRMPLQRDGSDPLVPFSSG; encoded by the coding sequence GTGACCGCACGGCGGGTATGGCTGGTCGTCGCTGCCGGCGCCCTCGTCACCACGCTGGCCGCGCTGGCCACCGGGATGCCCTGGGGCGATGCGATGACGCTGTCGGGCATCAGCATCGGTGCGGCCGGTGCGGTCGGCGTCATCGGGTGGGGCGCCCTTCGCGGCGCGCCCCCGCGGTCTGTCGGGTTCCAGGCCGCGGTGGTCGCGTTGGGCGTGGTGGCCGCGGTGGGAGCCGGCGTCCTCGTCGCTGCGTCGCAGATGTTCATCAACGACCACGACCTCGCCGTGCTCCTGGTGGTCCTGCCGCCGGCCGGCACGGTCGGCATCCTTGCCGCGCTCATCCTCGGCCATGACCAGGCTCGCCTGGCCGAGGCCAGGGCCCGGGCCCAGGCCGTCGAGGCCTCTCGCCGCGAGCTCGTGGCGTGGGTCTCCCACGACCTTCGCACGCCGCTGTCCGGCATCCGGGCCATGGTCGAGGCCCTCGAGGACGGTGTGGTCGACGACGCCGAGACGGTCGCCCGCTACCACCGGACCATGCGGCTCGAGACCGAGCGCCTGGCCAAGCTGGTCGACGAGCTGTTCGAGCTCAGCCGGATCGGGGCCCACACCCTGCGGCTGTCGCCCGCGCCCGCCTCCCTCACCGACCTCGTCTCCGACGCGCTCGCCGGGGCCAGGCCCGCCGCCGAGGCCAAGGCGATACGCCTGAGCGGCCGGGCCGTCGGTTCGGGCCCCAGCGTCGAGCTCTCGACCCCGGAGTTCGGCCGGGCCCTCCGCAACCTGCTCGACAACGCCATCCGACACACGCCGGCCGGAGGGCAAGTGACGATCGCCGCCGGCTACGAGGACGGCTCGGCCACGGTGACGGTGCTCGACTCCTGTGGGGGGATCCCGGCCCAGGACCTCGAGCGGGTCTTCGAGGTGGCCTACAGGGGCGACGCCGCCCGCGGCCGCGACGGCGGTGGGGGAGCGGGCCTCGGTCTTGCCATCGCTCGAGGCCTCGTCGAGGCGCAGCGCGGTGAGATCGTGGTCCACAACGAGGGAGCCGGGTGCGCCTTCACCGTGCGGATGCCGTTGCAGCGTGATGGCTCCGATCCGCTCGTACCTTTCTCATCGGGCTGA
- a CDS encoding response regulator transcription factor, translated as MEGLAAPAPDGATTRVLVVEDDRTVSEVVARYLTREGYAVEEVADGTHAVERALRSLPDLVVIDLMIPGLDGLEVCRRLRLAAPIPVIMLTAKSDEADRIAGLELGADDYVSKPFSPRELMARIRSVLRRARGGPWPQPDAGPAAGGASAGSTPSGAVLTAGRLSVNTAARETRLGGTLVALTSKEFDLLVFLMRHPRRAFSREELLEHVWGYTYGDTSTVTVHIRRLREKVEADPADPRHVVTVWSVGYRFEP; from the coding sequence GTGGAGGGCCTCGCTGCGCCCGCGCCCGACGGCGCCACCACCCGGGTGCTGGTGGTCGAGGACGATCGCACCGTCTCGGAGGTGGTCGCCCGCTACCTGACCCGTGAGGGCTACGCCGTCGAAGAGGTGGCGGACGGCACGCACGCCGTCGAGCGAGCCCTTCGCTCGTTGCCGGACCTGGTCGTGATCGACCTCATGATTCCGGGCCTGGACGGGCTCGAGGTCTGCCGGCGCCTGCGGCTGGCGGCCCCAATCCCGGTCATCATGCTGACCGCCAAGAGCGACGAGGCCGATCGCATCGCCGGCCTCGAGCTCGGTGCCGACGACTATGTGTCGAAGCCGTTCTCGCCCAGGGAGCTCATGGCCAGGATCCGGTCGGTGCTGCGCCGGGCTCGAGGTGGGCCGTGGCCGCAGCCCGATGCCGGGCCGGCCGCAGGGGGGGCGTCCGCCGGCTCGACGCCGTCCGGCGCCGTCCTGACGGCAGGCCGGCTCAGCGTGAACACCGCGGCCCGCGAGACCCGGCTCGGCGGGACGCTCGTCGCCCTCACCTCCAAGGAGTTCGACCTCCTCGTCTTCCTGATGCGCCACCCGCGGCGGGCGTTCAGCCGGGAGGAGCTGCTCGAGCATGTCTGGGGCTACACCTACGGCGACACGTCGACGGTCACGGTCCACATCCGGCGACTGCGCGAGAAGGTCGAGGCCGACCCGGCCGATCCTCGTCACGTCGTCACCGTGTGGAGCGTCGGCTACCGGTTCGAGCCGTGA
- a CDS encoding NAD-dependent epimerase/dehydratase family protein, translating to MRVLVTGGAGFIGSHVVDDLVQAGVEVRVVDSLHPNAHGGLPSYLHEQAEYRFGDLADPDLAMAATEGVDAVCHQASRVGLGVDFADVTGYVDDNDRATAVLLRALHGHRFAGRIVLASSMVVYGEGAYLCTDHGLVRPLPRQPDDLDAGRFEPRCPACRAPLEPSAVTEAAPLEPRSIYAATKVHQEHLCAVFGQERGVPVTRLRYHNVYGPRMPRDTPYAGVASIFRSRLLAGLAPLVFEDGGQRRDFVHVRDVARANRLALLAPEPPDGPLNVASGEVHSVAEMAAALHFAVGSDAPPPVVTGRYRPGDVRHVTASPALAADRLGFRSEVGFADGMQELARAELRAARSS from the coding sequence GTGAGGGTTCTCGTCACCGGCGGCGCCGGCTTCATCGGGTCGCACGTGGTCGACGACCTGGTCCAGGCCGGGGTCGAGGTGCGCGTCGTCGACTCGCTGCACCCGAATGCCCACGGGGGCCTGCCGTCGTATTTGCACGAACAGGCCGAGTACCGCTTCGGCGATCTCGCCGACCCGGACCTGGCGATGGCCGCCACCGAGGGAGTGGATGCCGTGTGCCACCAGGCATCCAGGGTGGGCCTGGGCGTGGACTTCGCCGACGTCACCGGCTACGTCGACGACAACGACCGGGCCACCGCCGTCCTGCTCCGGGCGCTCCACGGCCACCGCTTCGCGGGCCGGATCGTCCTCGCCAGCAGCATGGTCGTCTACGGGGAGGGCGCCTATCTGTGCACCGATCACGGCTTGGTGCGGCCCTTGCCCCGCCAGCCCGACGATCTCGACGCGGGGCGCTTCGAGCCGAGGTGCCCTGCGTGCAGGGCGCCGCTCGAGCCGTCGGCCGTGACCGAGGCCGCCCCCCTGGAGCCGCGCAGCATCTACGCCGCCACCAAGGTGCACCAGGAGCATCTCTGCGCGGTGTTCGGACAGGAGCGGGGCGTGCCGGTCACCCGCCTGCGCTACCACAACGTCTACGGGCCGAGGATGCCGCGGGACACGCCTTACGCGGGGGTGGCCAGCATCTTCCGCAGCCGCCTGCTGGCGGGGTTGGCCCCGCTGGTGTTCGAGGACGGTGGTCAGCGGCGCGACTTCGTCCATGTGCGCGACGTCGCCCGGGCCAACCGACTCGCGCTGCTCGCCCCCGAGCCGCCGGACGGGCCGCTCAACGTGGCCTCGGGGGAGGTCCACTCCGTGGCGGAGATGGCCGCCGCCCTGCATTTCGCCGTCGGATCGGATGCACCGCCCCCGGTGGTCACCGGCCGCTACCGCCCTGGCGACGTCCGCCACGTGACGGCGTCGCCGGCGCTGGCCGCGGATCGGCTGGGCTTTCGCAGCGAGGTCGGGTTCGCGGACGGCATGCAGGAGCTCGCACGCGCCGAGCTGCGAGCGGCGCGATCGTCATGA
- a CDS encoding class I SAM-dependent methyltransferase produces the protein MLRGTDGSSLSLEPGRWRGQPTPEEERILGEVVGPALDVGCGPGRHVLALARMGVPALGIDISPLAVTVARDRGAAVLQRCVFRPLPLAEAWQTVLLLDGNIGIGGSPTALLRRIGQLLAPGGCALVEVDPPGTPTGRMRARVEHGSVRGPWFPWARVAASRLPLTAESSGLGVSAIWESGSRWFARLVRHPAGDHGHDPRSDHDGCVGCGSGLGADAWAIALAEGA, from the coding sequence GTGCTTCGCGGTACCGACGGGTCGTCCCTCTCGCTGGAGCCGGGCCGCTGGCGCGGTCAACCGACGCCCGAGGAGGAGCGGATCCTGGGCGAGGTCGTGGGGCCAGCGCTCGACGTCGGATGCGGGCCCGGCCGCCACGTCCTGGCCCTGGCCAGGATGGGCGTGCCTGCGCTGGGCATCGACATCTCGCCCCTCGCGGTCACGGTCGCGCGCGACCGTGGCGCCGCGGTGCTGCAGCGCTGCGTCTTCCGGCCGCTTCCGCTGGCCGAGGCCTGGCAGACCGTGCTGCTGCTCGATGGCAACATCGGGATCGGCGGGTCGCCGACGGCACTGCTCCGTCGCATCGGTCAGCTCCTGGCCCCTGGAGGTTGTGCGCTGGTGGAGGTCGATCCGCCCGGCACCCCGACCGGGCGGATGCGCGCCCGCGTCGAGCATGGCTCGGTCCGCGGACCGTGGTTCCCGTGGGCCCGTGTGGCCGCCTCCCGCCTGCCCCTCACGGCCGAGTCCTCGGGCCTCGGAGTCTCTGCCATCTGGGAGTCCGGGAGTCGCTGGTTCGCCCGGCTCGTTCGGCACCCGGCAGGTGATCACGGCCATGATCCGCGGTCGGATCACGACGGATGCGTCGGGTGCGGATCGGGCCTCGGTGCTGACGCCTGGGCGATCGCGCTGGCGGAGGGAGCGTGA
- a CDS encoding DUF2064 domain-containing protein, whose translation MHVLVMAKAPEPGRVKTRLCPPCDPVEAAALAEASLADTCEAVAGCGAERRVVALDGRPGDWLPPGFEVIAQRGRSLGERLANAWVDTGGPGVQIGMDTPQVTSAVLDQALGLLCPPSTAALFGPAFDGGWWAIGLPRPDPRVFIGVPMSMPHTGAAQHRRLRALGHRVVELPILRDVDRIEDAVAVSQIAPGTRFAAALRLSTEERAARSA comes from the coding sequence GTGCACGTGCTCGTGATGGCCAAGGCGCCGGAGCCGGGCCGGGTAAAGACCCGGTTGTGCCCGCCGTGTGATCCCGTCGAGGCCGCGGCCCTGGCCGAGGCGTCGTTGGCCGACACCTGTGAGGCCGTGGCCGGCTGCGGCGCCGAGCGCCGCGTCGTCGCCCTCGACGGGCGGCCGGGCGACTGGCTGCCGCCGGGCTTCGAGGTCATCGCCCAGCGGGGGCGGAGTCTCGGCGAGCGCCTGGCCAACGCCTGGGTCGACACCGGGGGCCCGGGGGTGCAGATCGGGATGGACACGCCCCAGGTGACGTCAGCGGTCCTGGACCAGGCCCTCGGGCTGCTGTGCCCGCCGTCGACGGCTGCCCTGTTCGGCCCCGCCTTCGACGGGGGATGGTGGGCGATCGGCCTCCCGCGCCCGGACCCTCGGGTGTTCATCGGAGTGCCGATGAGCATGCCCCACACCGGTGCGGCCCAGCACCGGCGCCTGCGGGCCCTGGGGCATCGGGTCGTCGAGCTGCCGATCCTGCGCGACGTGGACCGCATCGAGGACGCCGTGGCCGTCTCCCAGATCGCTCCCGGTACCCGCTTCGCCGCTGCCCTGCGCCTCTCCACCGAAGAGCGGGCGGCCCGCTCGGCATGA
- a CDS encoding glycosyltransferase family 2 protein encodes MLPVLNEAEALPWVLGRMPAGYEPLVVDNGSTDGSADIARRAGAAVVSEGRPGFGWACFAGLVAASSEVVCIMDCDGSLDPLDLERVTAPVRVDRADLVLGARHADRAAWPLHLRAANLALCVELRRRTGVHLSDLGPMRAARRRALLDLGIVDRRFGWPLEMVLRAGAAGWRVNEVPVTYRRRVGRSKVTGTLRGTVRAARDMGAALR; translated from the coding sequence GTGCTTCCAGTGTTGAACGAGGCCGAGGCCCTGCCGTGGGTCCTCGGTCGCATGCCCGCCGGCTACGAGCCGTTGGTGGTCGACAACGGGTCGACCGACGGCTCGGCCGATATCGCCCGACGGGCGGGCGCCGCGGTCGTATCCGAGGGCCGACCCGGCTTCGGCTGGGCCTGCTTCGCCGGGCTGGTTGCGGCGTCGTCGGAGGTCGTCTGCATCATGGACTGCGACGGATCGCTCGACCCGCTCGACCTCGAGCGCGTGACCGCCCCGGTGCGGGTCGATCGAGCCGACCTGGTGCTCGGCGCCCGTCACGCCGATCGGGCTGCCTGGCCGCTGCACCTGCGCGCCGCCAACCTGGCCTTGTGCGTCGAGCTGCGACGGCGCACCGGCGTGCACCTCTCCGATCTCGGCCCCATGCGGGCGGCCCGTCGTCGTGCCCTGCTCGACCTCGGTATCGTCGACCGTCGGTTCGGCTGGCCCCTCGAGATGGTGCTGCGTGCCGGGGCGGCGGGTTGGCGGGTGAACGAGGTCCCGGTCACCTACCGACGCCGGGTCGGGCGCTCGAAGGTGACCGGCACGCTCAGGGGGACGGTGCGCGCCGCGCGCGACATGGGGGCGGCCCTGCGATGA
- a CDS encoding glycosyltransferase family 39 protein, with protein sequence MSDVATAVEPLLAHEERAPVRPPRERPGLGWLPGLVLGSVAMLPVAAYLWVALHRIGYPFELEWLEGGAVGIVQRAAAGHGLYVQPSLHYVPWPYPPLYFWTSGAVAHVIGVGFLALRLVSFTASLATFLVIYVLVRSETRDRVAGLCAVGLYAATFRLTGAWLDLGRVDSLFLLLFLLAVLAARRARSWRGGLAVGVLVFLAFFTKQTALVAALPLLAWLLLRRPRVGASAAGTAGVLVIGSTLVMNALSHGWYAYYVFGELAHQPFVSGALTGFWVHDLWHPLGVALLLAAAAVLGPWAIRRRWPFRPDVLGFELAVVLGLVGASWVGRLHSGGWDDVLIPAAAGVALLVGHAVAALRRAPPVRWRWLVTGLLAAPIALQLGQLRYPLAAQIPTAADHRAGDQLVATLRHLPGRVIVLDHPWYATIAGKGTSAQEDAIFEVLRSGDDRGRRVLLRDLPGAIASPAVGAVVLDDTDDERGFADVLRRDFVQVPAPIMSGAAFYPVTDQKLRPTVLFLRRAGPR encoded by the coding sequence GTGAGCGACGTCGCCACTGCCGTCGAGCCCCTCCTGGCTCACGAGGAGCGGGCGCCGGTGAGACCACCCCGGGAGCGGCCCGGTCTCGGCTGGTTACCCGGCTTGGTGCTCGGGTCGGTCGCCATGCTTCCCGTCGCCGCCTACCTCTGGGTGGCGCTGCACCGGATTGGCTACCCCTTCGAGCTCGAATGGCTCGAGGGCGGTGCCGTCGGCATCGTGCAGCGGGCGGCTGCCGGTCACGGCCTGTACGTCCAACCATCGCTGCATTACGTGCCGTGGCCGTACCCGCCGCTGTACTTCTGGACCTCGGGCGCGGTGGCGCACGTGATCGGTGTCGGTTTCTTGGCCCTCCGGCTCGTGTCGTTCACGGCGTCGCTGGCGACGTTCCTGGTGATCTACGTCCTCGTCAGGTCGGAGACGCGCGACCGCGTCGCCGGCTTGTGCGCTGTCGGGCTGTACGCGGCGACGTTCCGCCTCACTGGCGCCTGGCTCGATCTCGGCCGGGTCGACTCGCTGTTCCTGCTGTTGTTTCTCCTGGCCGTGCTCGCCGCCAGGCGCGCCCGGTCATGGCGGGGCGGGCTTGCCGTCGGCGTCCTCGTGTTCCTCGCCTTCTTCACCAAGCAGACGGCGCTCGTGGCCGCCCTCCCGTTGCTGGCCTGGCTGTTGCTCCGCCGGCCGCGGGTGGGGGCGAGCGCCGCCGGGACGGCGGGTGTCCTCGTGATCGGGTCGACCCTGGTCATGAACGCGCTGTCCCACGGTTGGTACGCCTACTACGTCTTCGGTGAGCTGGCTCACCAGCCGTTCGTCTCTGGCGCACTGACCGGCTTCTGGGTCCACGACCTCTGGCACCCCCTGGGGGTGGCCCTGCTGTTGGCCGCGGCGGCCGTGCTGGGGCCCTGGGCGATTCGCCGCCGGTGGCCGTTTCGCCCTGACGTGCTGGGCTTCGAACTGGCTGTGGTGCTCGGCCTGGTCGGCGCCAGCTGGGTCGGACGGCTGCACAGCGGTGGTTGGGACGACGTGCTCATCCCGGCGGCCGCCGGGGTGGCCCTGCTCGTCGGGCACGCCGTTGCCGCTCTGCGCCGGGCGCCGCCAGTCCGGTGGCGCTGGCTGGTGACGGGGCTGCTGGCCGCGCCGATCGCGCTCCAGCTCGGCCAGCTGCGATACCCGCTGGCGGCCCAGATCCCGACCGCGGCCGACCATCGGGCGGGGGACCAGCTGGTCGCGACCCTTCGTCATCTGCCCGGCCGGGTCATCGTGCTGGACCACCCCTGGTACGCGACGATCGCCGGCAAGGGGACCTCGGCCCAGGAAGACGCGATCTTCGAGGTGCTTCGGAGCGGCGACGATCGCGGCCGCCGCGTCCTCCTGCGTGATCTGCCGGGGGCCATTGCCTCGCCCGCCGTCGGCGCGGTCGTGCTCGACGACACCGACGACGAGCGCGGCTTTGCCGACGTGCTGCGGCGGGACTTCGTCCAAGTGCCGGCGCCGATCATGTCGGGCGCTGCCTTTTATCCGGTCACCGATCAGAAGCTGCGCCCGACGGTGCTCTTCCTCCGGCGGGCGGGACCGCGATGA
- a CDS encoding molybdopterin-dependent oxidoreductase gives MLGSVLLIGIPVLVVTGLVSYAAYNPRLAHNDTTPAHGVLGFYLFSWITNPSWVYRVSQGTHVILGLVLTPVLLAKLWSVIPRLFAWPPIRSIAYALERASLVLLVGGAVFEFFTGIFNVEYFYPWKFSFYDAHFFGAWAFLAGFTVHVVLKTPRLVTALRSRSLRAELRTGVAETVPEPPEPDGLAPVAPSAPTISRRGLLGVVGGASFVVLALTLGESVDALRSTALLAPRGRSYGGGPTDFQINRTAGAAGIRPELTGDAWRLVLQGPVVRQLSRPELLSLPQHTYRLPIACVEGWSTEQTWTGVRLADLARMAGAHAPRSVYVQSLEVNGAFGQATLSGYQVADSRSLLALRVNGVDLSPDHGYPARVIVPAAPGVHNTKWVRQMSFAVD, from the coding sequence GTGCTGGGCTCGGTCCTGCTGATCGGGATCCCGGTACTCGTCGTGACCGGGCTCGTCTCCTACGCCGCCTACAACCCGCGGCTCGCCCACAACGACACCACGCCGGCGCACGGGGTGCTGGGCTTCTACCTCTTCAGCTGGATCACCAACCCGTCGTGGGTCTACCGGGTCAGCCAGGGCACGCACGTGATCCTGGGCCTGGTCCTCACGCCGGTGCTGCTGGCCAAGCTGTGGTCGGTCATCCCGAGGCTGTTCGCGTGGCCCCCTATCCGTTCGATCGCCTATGCGCTCGAACGGGCCAGCCTGGTGCTGCTGGTCGGCGGCGCGGTGTTCGAGTTCTTCACCGGCATCTTCAACGTCGAGTACTTCTACCCGTGGAAGTTCTCCTTCTACGACGCCCACTTCTTCGGGGCCTGGGCCTTCCTCGCCGGCTTCACCGTTCATGTCGTGCTGAAGACGCCTCGACTGGTGACGGCGCTCCGCAGCCGGAGCCTGCGGGCGGAACTACGGACCGGTGTCGCCGAGACCGTCCCCGAACCTCCGGAACCCGACGGCCTGGCACCGGTCGCCCCTTCCGCGCCCACGATCTCGCGACGCGGTCTGCTCGGGGTCGTGGGGGGCGCCTCGTTCGTCGTGCTCGCCCTCACTCTCGGTGAGTCGGTCGATGCCCTGCGCAGCACCGCGCTGTTGGCCCCCCGAGGACGTTCGTACGGGGGCGGTCCCACCGACTTCCAGATCAACCGCACGGCGGGCGCGGCCGGTATCCGTCCCGAGCTCACCGGTGACGCGTGGCGCCTGGTGCTGCAGGGCCCGGTGGTCCGACAGCTCTCGCGCCCCGAGCTGCTCTCCCTTCCTCAGCACACGTACCGCCTGCCCATCGCCTGCGTGGAAGGCTGGTCGACCGAGCAGACGTGGACCGGTGTCCGTCTGGCCGACCTCGCCCGTATGGCGGGCGCGCACGCGCCCCGCTCGGTCTATGTGCAGTCCCTCGAAGTGAACGGCGCCTTCGGGCAGGCCACGCTCAGCGGGTACCAGGTCGCCGATTCCCGTTCCCTGCTCGCTCTCCGGGTCAACGGTGTGGACCTCTCGCCCGACCACGGCTACCCGGCCCGGGTCATCGTCCCCGCCGCGCCGGGTGTGCACAACACCAAGTGGGTCCGCCAGATGAGCTTCGCGGTGGATTGA